The following are from one region of the Juglans regia cultivar Chandler chromosome 10, Walnut 2.0, whole genome shotgun sequence genome:
- the LOC118349544 gene encoding transcriptional corepressor LEUNIG-like, which translates to MSLDFHPSKEDLICSCDDSEIRYWSVKNGSCAGIFKGGATQVRFQPRLGRLLAAASEKFVSVLDVETQLCRLKLQGHKNPVHSVCWDPSGEYLASVSDDLVRVWTIGSGNKGECIHELSCTGNKFHTCVFHPTYHSLLIIGCYETLELWNASENKTMTLQHAHDKLVSSLAVSSVTGLVASTSHDKCVKLWK; encoded by the exons ATGTCATTGGACTTCCACCCTAGTAAGGAGGACCTTATCTGCTCTTGTGATGATAGTGAGATAAGGTATTGGAGTGTCAAGAATGGCAGTTGTGCTGGCATTTTCAAG GGGGGTGCAACCCAGGTGAGGTTCCAACCTCGTCTTGGAAGGCTTCTTGCTGCTGCCTCAGAAAAGTTTGTATCTGTACTTGATGTAGAGACCCAACTTTGCAGGCTTAAATTACAG GGCCACAAAAACCCTGTCCATTCTGTCTGCTGGGATCCTTCTGGTGAATATCTGGCATCTGTGAGTGATGACCTGGTTAGGGTGTGGACAATTGGCTCCGGTAACAAAGGGGAATGCATTCACGAGTTAAGCTGTACTGGCAACAAATTCCATACCTGTGTTTTCCACCCTACTTATCATTCTCTATTGATCATCGGCTGTTATGAG ACTCTGGAACTGTGGAATGCAAGCGAGAACAAAACGATGACTTTACAACATGCACATGACAAACTAGTCTCTTCCTTAGCAGTATCAAGTGTGACAGGTTTGGTAGCTTCAACTAGTCATGACAAGTGTGTGAAGCTCTGGAAGTGA
- the LOC109019794 gene encoding transcriptional corepressor LEUNIG-like isoform X1: MSQPNWEADKMLDVYIYDYLMKRNLHASAKAFQAEGKVSVDPVAIDAPGGFLFEWWSVFWDIFIARTNQKHSEPAASYIEQTQLATAREQQQQQKPQQQQMQMQQLLLQRQQQQQQHQLQQQQQRRDGNQLLNATAGGLVSSDPLMRQNSATANALPTKIYEERLKLPLQRDALDDGAMKQRLGDNVGQFLDPNHASILKADATGGQPPGQTLHGTPGGISGNLQQVQNRSQHLPGPMQDVKSEMNSMMNPRATGPEGSLTGVHGSNQGSNNLTLKGWPLTGLEQLRSGLLQQQKSLMQSQPFNQLQLQQLLQAQKNLASPSANDLECRRQRMLLNNRNVGIAADDQLNSVGERVSNIGSPGRVGCPVLPHADTELLLKLQQQQMQHNNQQQQHYAPHPLSSQQSQNSNHHPRQQDKMNGAGSITGDGSISNNFKGNDQAPKSQVGRKRKQPVSSSGPANSSGTANTAGPSPSSPSSPSTHTPGDVMSMPTLSHNGGSSKSLLMFGSDGMGSLTSAPNRLADIDRFVDDGSLEDNVESFLSNDDADPRDRVGQCSDVSKGFAFTEIRLIPASTGEVECCHFSPDGKLLATGGHDRKAVLWCTESFAMKSSLEEHSQWITDVRFSASISRLATSSADKTVRVWDTDNPGYSLRTFTGHSAAVMSLDFHPSKEDLICSCDDSEIRYWSVKNGSCAGIFKGGATQVRFQPRLGRLLAAASEKFVSVLDVETQLCRLKLQGHKNPVHSVCWDPSGEYLASVSDDLVRVWTIGSGNKGECIHELSCTGNKFHTCVFHPTYHSLLIIGCYETLELWNASENKTMTLQHAHDKLVSSLAVSSVTGLVASTSHDKCVKLWK, from the exons atgtCTCAGCCCAACTGGGAAGCTGATAAAAT GTtggatgtgtatatatatgattatctTATGAAGAGGAACTTACATGCTTCTGCAAAAGCATTTCAAGCCGAAGGGAAAGTCTCTGTAGATCCTGTTG CAATTGACGCACCTGGTGGCTTTCTTTTTGAATGGTGGTCTGTCTTTTGGGACATATTTATTGCTAGGACAAACCAGAAGCACTCAGAACCAGCTGCATCATACATTGAG CAGACACAATTGGCAACGGCTAgggagcagcagcagcagcagaaaCCTCAGCAGCAGCAGATGCAAATGCAGCAGCTCTTGTTGCAaaggcagcagcagcagcagcagcatcaaTTGCAACAACAGCAGCAGCGAAGAGATGGGAACCAGCTTCTAAATGCCACTGCCGGTGGGCTTGTAAGCAGTGACCCTCTTATGAGGCAGAACTCTGCAACTGCAAATGCCTTGCCCACAAAAATTTATGAGGAAAGACTCAAGCTTCCACTCCAGAGGGATGCCTTGGATGATGGAGCTATGAAG CAAAGGTTGGGTGACAATGTGGGACAGTTTCTGGACCCAAATCATGCCTCAATACTGAAGGCAGATGCCACAGGTGGCCAGCCTCCagg GCAAACACTTCATGGCACGCCTGGGGGTATTTCTGGGAATCTTCAGCAAGTTCAAAATCGGAGTCAGCACCTTCCAGGGCCCATGCAg GACGTAAAAAGTGAGATGAATTCAATGATGAACCCCAGAGCTACTGGACCAGAAGGATCATTGACTGGAGTTCATG GATCAAATCAAGGCAGTAACAATTTGACACTAAAAGGATGGCCTTTGACG gGGTTGGAGCAGCTTCGATCTGGACTTCTTCAGCAGCAGAAGTCTTTGATGCAGTCCCAGCCTTTCAATCAGCTTCAGCTACAGCAGCTGCTTCAGGCACAGAAAAACTTGGCATCTCCATCTGCTAATGATTTGGAATGCAGAAGACAGAGAATGCTTCTTAACAATCGAAATGTTGGCATTGCTGCTGATGATCAGTTAAATTCCGTTGGTGAAAGAGTTTCTAATATTGGATCCCCAGGGCGAGTTGGTTGCCCTGTGTTACCACATGCAGACACAGAACTGCTACTTAAG TTACAGCAGCAACAAATGCAGCACAACAATCAACAGCAACAACATTATGCACCACATCCACTTTCTAGTCAACAGTCTCAGAATTCAAACCACCATCCCCGGCAGCAAGATAAAATGAACGGTGCTGGCAGCATCACTGGAGATGGTAGCATTTCAAACAACTTTAAAGGAAATGATCAG GCTCCAAAAAGTCAAGTTGGGCGAAAGAGAAAGCAGCCAGTATCGTCTTCTGGCCCTGCCAATAGCTCTGGAACTGCAAACACTGCAGGACCCTCCCCAAGTTCACCTTCATCACCTTCTACTCACACGCCAGGAGATGTGATGTCCATGCCAACTTTGTCACATAATGGTGGTTCGTCGAAGTCTCTGCTTATGTTTGGTTCTGATGGCATGGGCTCACTTACATCTGCACCAAACCGGTTG GCTGATATTGACCGTTTTGTGGACGATGGATCTTTGGAAGATAATGTTGAGTCGTTCTTATCTAATGACGATGCAGACCCTAGGGATAGAGTTGGCCAGTGTTCTGATGTCAGCAAAG GCTTTGCATTTACGGAAATCCGGCTTATTCCTGCAAGTACGGGTGAGGTTGAATGCTGTCACTTTTCACCAGATGGAAAATTGCTTGCTACTGGTGGGCATGATAGAAAG GCTGTGTTGTGGTGTACAGAATCCTTTGCAATGAAGTCTTCACTTGAAGAACATTCTCAATGGATAACTGATGTTCGTTTCAGTGCAAGCATATCACGGCTTGCTACATCTTCAGCTGACAAAACTGTCAGGGTGTGGGACACTGATAAT CCTGGGTATTCTCTTCGTACTTTTACGGGGCATTCCGCAGCTGTTATGTCATTGGACTTCCACCCTAGTAAGGAGGACCTTATCTGCTCTTGTGATGATAGTGAGATAAGGTATTGGAGTGTCAAGAATGGCAGTTGTGCTGGCATTTTCAAG GGGGGTGCAACCCAGGTGAGGTTCCAACCTCGTCTTGGAAGGCTTCTTGCTGCTGCCTCAGAAAAGTTTGTATCTGTACTTGATGTAGAGACCCAACTTTGCAGGCTTAAATTACAG GGCCACAAAAACCCTGTCCATTCTGTCTGCTGGGATCCTTCTGGTGAATATCTGGCATCTGTGAGTGATGACCTGGTTAGGGTGTGGACAATTGGCTCCGGTAACAAAGGGGAATGCATTCACGAGTTAAGCTGTACTGGCAACAAATTCCATACCTGTGTTTTCCACCCTACTTATCATTCTCTATTGATCATCGGCTGTTATGAG ACTCTGGAACTGTGGAATGCAAGCGAGAACAAAACGATGACTTTACAACATGCACATGACAAACTAGTCTCTTCCTTAGCAGTATCAAGTGTGACAGGTTTGGTAGCTTCAACTAGTCATGACAAGTGTGTGAAGCTCTGGAAGTGA
- the LOC109019794 gene encoding transcriptional corepressor LEUNIG-like isoform X2, whose protein sequence is MSQPNWEADKMLDVYIYDYLMKRNLHASAKAFQAEGKVSVDPVAIDAPGGFLFEWWSVFWDIFIARTNQKHSEPAASYIETQLATAREQQQQQKPQQQQMQMQQLLLQRQQQQQQHQLQQQQQRRDGNQLLNATAGGLVSSDPLMRQNSATANALPTKIYEERLKLPLQRDALDDGAMKQRLGDNVGQFLDPNHASILKADATGGQPPGQTLHGTPGGISGNLQQVQNRSQHLPGPMQDVKSEMNSMMNPRATGPEGSLTGVHGSNQGSNNLTLKGWPLTGLEQLRSGLLQQQKSLMQSQPFNQLQLQQLLQAQKNLASPSANDLECRRQRMLLNNRNVGIAADDQLNSVGERVSNIGSPGRVGCPVLPHADTELLLKLQQQQMQHNNQQQQHYAPHPLSSQQSQNSNHHPRQQDKMNGAGSITGDGSISNNFKGNDQAPKSQVGRKRKQPVSSSGPANSSGTANTAGPSPSSPSSPSTHTPGDVMSMPTLSHNGGSSKSLLMFGSDGMGSLTSAPNRLADIDRFVDDGSLEDNVESFLSNDDADPRDRVGQCSDVSKGFAFTEIRLIPASTGEVECCHFSPDGKLLATGGHDRKAVLWCTESFAMKSSLEEHSQWITDVRFSASISRLATSSADKTVRVWDTDNPGYSLRTFTGHSAAVMSLDFHPSKEDLICSCDDSEIRYWSVKNGSCAGIFKGGATQVRFQPRLGRLLAAASEKFVSVLDVETQLCRLKLQGHKNPVHSVCWDPSGEYLASVSDDLVRVWTIGSGNKGECIHELSCTGNKFHTCVFHPTYHSLLIIGCYETLELWNASENKTMTLQHAHDKLVSSLAVSSVTGLVASTSHDKCVKLWK, encoded by the exons atgtCTCAGCCCAACTGGGAAGCTGATAAAAT GTtggatgtgtatatatatgattatctTATGAAGAGGAACTTACATGCTTCTGCAAAAGCATTTCAAGCCGAAGGGAAAGTCTCTGTAGATCCTGTTG CAATTGACGCACCTGGTGGCTTTCTTTTTGAATGGTGGTCTGTCTTTTGGGACATATTTATTGCTAGGACAAACCAGAAGCACTCAGAACCAGCTGCATCATACATTGAG ACACAATTGGCAACGGCTAgggagcagcagcagcagcagaaaCCTCAGCAGCAGCAGATGCAAATGCAGCAGCTCTTGTTGCAaaggcagcagcagcagcagcagcatcaaTTGCAACAACAGCAGCAGCGAAGAGATGGGAACCAGCTTCTAAATGCCACTGCCGGTGGGCTTGTAAGCAGTGACCCTCTTATGAGGCAGAACTCTGCAACTGCAAATGCCTTGCCCACAAAAATTTATGAGGAAAGACTCAAGCTTCCACTCCAGAGGGATGCCTTGGATGATGGAGCTATGAAG CAAAGGTTGGGTGACAATGTGGGACAGTTTCTGGACCCAAATCATGCCTCAATACTGAAGGCAGATGCCACAGGTGGCCAGCCTCCagg GCAAACACTTCATGGCACGCCTGGGGGTATTTCTGGGAATCTTCAGCAAGTTCAAAATCGGAGTCAGCACCTTCCAGGGCCCATGCAg GACGTAAAAAGTGAGATGAATTCAATGATGAACCCCAGAGCTACTGGACCAGAAGGATCATTGACTGGAGTTCATG GATCAAATCAAGGCAGTAACAATTTGACACTAAAAGGATGGCCTTTGACG gGGTTGGAGCAGCTTCGATCTGGACTTCTTCAGCAGCAGAAGTCTTTGATGCAGTCCCAGCCTTTCAATCAGCTTCAGCTACAGCAGCTGCTTCAGGCACAGAAAAACTTGGCATCTCCATCTGCTAATGATTTGGAATGCAGAAGACAGAGAATGCTTCTTAACAATCGAAATGTTGGCATTGCTGCTGATGATCAGTTAAATTCCGTTGGTGAAAGAGTTTCTAATATTGGATCCCCAGGGCGAGTTGGTTGCCCTGTGTTACCACATGCAGACACAGAACTGCTACTTAAG TTACAGCAGCAACAAATGCAGCACAACAATCAACAGCAACAACATTATGCACCACATCCACTTTCTAGTCAACAGTCTCAGAATTCAAACCACCATCCCCGGCAGCAAGATAAAATGAACGGTGCTGGCAGCATCACTGGAGATGGTAGCATTTCAAACAACTTTAAAGGAAATGATCAG GCTCCAAAAAGTCAAGTTGGGCGAAAGAGAAAGCAGCCAGTATCGTCTTCTGGCCCTGCCAATAGCTCTGGAACTGCAAACACTGCAGGACCCTCCCCAAGTTCACCTTCATCACCTTCTACTCACACGCCAGGAGATGTGATGTCCATGCCAACTTTGTCACATAATGGTGGTTCGTCGAAGTCTCTGCTTATGTTTGGTTCTGATGGCATGGGCTCACTTACATCTGCACCAAACCGGTTG GCTGATATTGACCGTTTTGTGGACGATGGATCTTTGGAAGATAATGTTGAGTCGTTCTTATCTAATGACGATGCAGACCCTAGGGATAGAGTTGGCCAGTGTTCTGATGTCAGCAAAG GCTTTGCATTTACGGAAATCCGGCTTATTCCTGCAAGTACGGGTGAGGTTGAATGCTGTCACTTTTCACCAGATGGAAAATTGCTTGCTACTGGTGGGCATGATAGAAAG GCTGTGTTGTGGTGTACAGAATCCTTTGCAATGAAGTCTTCACTTGAAGAACATTCTCAATGGATAACTGATGTTCGTTTCAGTGCAAGCATATCACGGCTTGCTACATCTTCAGCTGACAAAACTGTCAGGGTGTGGGACACTGATAAT CCTGGGTATTCTCTTCGTACTTTTACGGGGCATTCCGCAGCTGTTATGTCATTGGACTTCCACCCTAGTAAGGAGGACCTTATCTGCTCTTGTGATGATAGTGAGATAAGGTATTGGAGTGTCAAGAATGGCAGTTGTGCTGGCATTTTCAAG GGGGGTGCAACCCAGGTGAGGTTCCAACCTCGTCTTGGAAGGCTTCTTGCTGCTGCCTCAGAAAAGTTTGTATCTGTACTTGATGTAGAGACCCAACTTTGCAGGCTTAAATTACAG GGCCACAAAAACCCTGTCCATTCTGTCTGCTGGGATCCTTCTGGTGAATATCTGGCATCTGTGAGTGATGACCTGGTTAGGGTGTGGACAATTGGCTCCGGTAACAAAGGGGAATGCATTCACGAGTTAAGCTGTACTGGCAACAAATTCCATACCTGTGTTTTCCACCCTACTTATCATTCTCTATTGATCATCGGCTGTTATGAG ACTCTGGAACTGTGGAATGCAAGCGAGAACAAAACGATGACTTTACAACATGCACATGACAAACTAGTCTCTTCCTTAGCAGTATCAAGTGTGACAGGTTTGGTAGCTTCAACTAGTCATGACAAGTGTGTGAAGCTCTGGAAGTGA